Proteins co-encoded in one Malus domestica chromosome 09, GDT2T_hap1 genomic window:
- the LOC139187931 gene encoding uncharacterized protein — MAGTSEVPNHNNGNAEVVAAILDMANAIRESNRGFNVESEAERVMKIHGEFRKSRPPVFKGVSDPMVAEEWIRQIKRSMTNQRIPEELRVSIASTYLEGQAYHWWESVQGMRNTEVMTWEEFEEIFMEKHFPEVLREAKAKEFIYLQQRDMTVAQYQAKFEELSRFAPYIIPDDAKRAKRFEDGLRIELRDKLSVFKIRCYAELVDRAYIAARTAPESRKILNSRNMGGGQSSKRQKFRPPQYTPQSSRTNAMTRAPLTCHYCHQPGHLRRNCPQLQTYQVTQMPQPPYRAPYQPQQNQRGPTMNQQPQRPQGPFTQGKPMSDAGVKRSAQVTTGRVYAINKVEEPIETEMVEGIFPVFNSWAKILFDCGASHSFMSKSFASILGINLEFANRILRIGSPLGCGREIDKICRSCPIELADRKICCDLMIMSMSEYDIILGMDWLIPHQALIDCARKMVTIISSEGERLKVYGNVDNHYPRLTLKTRDKDYSSWIANLVAEKIEKPIVDIPVIVTEYQDVFPEDLPGLPPQREIDFTIEVYPGTSPISIAPYRMAPAELKELKAQLQDLLKRGFIRPSTSPWGAPVLFVKKKDCTLRLCVDYRKLNQVTIKNKYPLPRIDDLFDQLRGSCIFSMIDFDLGTINFELSWRISPGLHSELDMDILSF, encoded by the coding sequence ATGGCGGGAACAAGTGAAGTTCCAAATCATAACAATGGAAACGCGGAGGTGGTGGCAGCTATTCTGGATATGGCAAATGCAATCAGGGAAAGCAATCGAGGATTCAATGTCGAAAGTGAGGCGGAACGAGTGATGAAAATTCATGGAGAGTTTCGCAAGTCCCGACCCCCAGTATTTAAAGGAGTATCTGATCCGATGGTGGCAGAAGAATGGATAAGGCAGATCAAACGGAGCATGACCAACCAGAGAATTCCTGAAGAATTAAGGGTGTCCATTGCTTCTACTTATTTGGAGGGGCAAGCGTATCACTGGTGGGAATCGGTTCAGGGTATGCGGAATACCGAGGTGATGACTTGGGAGGAATTCGAGGAAATCTTTATGGAGAAACATTTCCCTGAAGTACTGCGGGAAGCCAAAGCCAAAGAATTCATATATCTTCAGCAACGAGACATGACTGTCGCACAATATCAAGCAAAGTTTGAAGAACTTTCCCGTTTTGCACCTTATATAATACCTGATGATGCCAAAAGAGCAAAAAGGTTTGAGGACGGTCTCCGAATTGAATTAAGGGACAAACTTTCAGTCTTTAAAATAAGATGCTATGCAGAGCTTGTTGATCGAGCATATATTGCTGCAAGAACTGCTCCGGAGTCTAGAAAAATATTGAATTCTAGGAATATGGGCGGAGGACAATCTAGTAAGCGTCAGAAGTTTAGACCCCCTCAATATACTCCTCAGTCATCAAGGACAAATGCAATGACTCGAGCACCATTGACTTGTCATTATTGTCATCAGCCTGGCCATTTGCGGCGGAATTGCCCTCAACTACAAACTTATCAAGTCACACAAATGCCTCAACCACCATACCGTGCTCCGTATCAACCTCAACAAAATCAGCGGGGACCAACCATGAATCAGCAGCCACAACGTCCACAGGGACCATTCACTCAGGGAAAGCCTATGTCTGATGCTGGTGTGAAACGTTCTGCACAAGTTACTACAGGACGTGTATATGCTATAAATAAAGTGGAGGAACCGATCGAAACTGAGATGGTGGAAGGTATCTTTCCAGTATTTAACTCTTGGgcaaaaattttatttgattgtgGTGCTTCTCATTCATTTATGTCTAAATCATTTGCATCCATTCTTGGAATCAACCTTGAGTTCGCAAACAGAATCCTAAGAATTGGATCGCCATTGGGTTGTGGTAGGGAAATTGATAAAATATGTCGATCTTGCCCTATAGAGTTAGCTGACCGAAAAATATGTTGTGACTTAATGATAATGTCTATGTCTGAATATGATATCATTCTTGGGATGGATTGGCTCATTCCGCATCAAGCTCTTATTGATTGTGCAAGGAAAATGGTGACCATAATTtcctctgagggagagagacttAAGGTCTATGGAAACGTAGACAATCACTATCCCAgattaactttaaaaacaagAGACAAAGACTACTCTAGCTGGATTGCTAACTTGGTAGCTGAGAAGATTGAGAAGCCAATAGTTGACATCCCAGTAATAGTAACGGAATATCAAGATGTATTTCCCGAAGATCTTCCTGGTTTACCTCCACAAAGAGAAATTGATTTCACTATTGAGGTATATCCAGGCACTTCACCTATTTCCATAGCTCCATATCGCATGGCACCGGCGGAATTAAAGGAACTAAAGGCTCAACTTCAGGATCTATTGAAGAGAGGTTTTATACGTCCAAGCACATCTCCTTGGGGAGCACCAGTGCTGTTtgtaaaaaagaaagattgcaCCCTTCGACTGTGTGTTGACTATCGTAAGTTGAACCAGGTGACAATTAAGAACAAATATCCGTTACCCAGAattgatgatttatttgatcaacttaGAGGATCATGTATTTTCTCTATGATAGACTTCGATCTGGGTACCATCAACTTCGAATTAAGCTGGAGGATATCCCCAGGACTGCATTCAGAACTCGATATGGacattttgagtttttag